The Maridesulfovibrio sp. genomic sequence CCATGCTTTTGACAACATCCTGCATGGCCTCCGCCAGACAAAAATCTGTTTCCTCCAGTGTCAGCATGCGGGCTTCCACTTTAGAAAGATCAAGAATATCGTTGATCAAAGTCAGGAGCTGATCTGCAGATAGTTTCACAAGCTCAAGACTCTCGGTTTGTTTCGCGGAAAGCTCGGACCGCAAGGTAAGATCGGTCAAGCCGACAATGGCATTTAACGGGGTACGAATTTCATGACTCATGGAAGCAAGGAAACGGGATTTAAAACGATTGGCTTTTTCAGCTACATCGCGTGCCCTCAAAATTTCCCGCTCCATCTCCTTACGGTCGGTTATCTCAATAAAGGAAGCAACCGCACCTCCGGATTCTCCCTGCATGGGAGTGACTTCAAGCAAATACCAGCAGGACCTGCCCATGCTGTCAAAAGAATATTCAGAGGAAAACTTTTTGCTGATGCCTTTTACTACAGAACGCACCCCGTCCATAAGTTCACTCAAAGAACCACGAAGACAACCAGATGAATATATCGCATCCTTAAATTCCAGCCCGTCCAAAGCTTCCTCAGTTATACCGGGGACAAAAAGCTCCCTCCAGGACTCATTTGCGGCAACAATTTTCATTTCCGGGTCAAGGACAGCGATCTTGGCGGACATGGACCCCAGTACGGAGCTCAACTGTTCCTCACGGGCAACCAGTTTACGGTTGGCAACATCAAGCTGCCGGGATTGCAGAAGAGTATTTTCATAAGTAGCCAGCAGCAGGTGGAAGACCTGACTGAAATCAGCCTTCAGCACATGCTTGACGCCCTGAAATTCAAAATCCACTTCCTGAACAGTAGAATCACCGGAATCAAATGACCTGTTCCTTAGAACGGACTCAATACGGGCCAGCAAAAAGCCCTCGTCATAAGGCTTAGTGACAAAGTTTGTGGCTCCGCTTTTCAAACCTTTGATGATGTCACCCGGATCGGAAAGACTGGTCAGGAGAATTACCGGGACATCCTTATATCTACTACTTGCCCTGATCCTTTCGCAAAGTTCGTAACCGTCCATACCGGGCATGACAACATCGCTGATGACCAGATCGACTTTTCTTTCTTCCATCAACTCAAGGGCATTTTCCCCGTTGGACGCAAGGGAAACCTGAAACCCCTTGTCAAAAAGGATATATTCCAGTTTAACTGCCTGCGTTAAGCTGTCTTCCACCACCAGAATATGATTATTTGGCACGACTTCCCTCCGGCAACCCCAGAAAAATCCTGCAAAGATGCGCTCCGATATTATTGATAGGTAAAATAGACTTGGCAGCGCCGATTTTCACTGCCTCACCGGGCATTCCGAATACAATTGAACTCTCTTTATCCTGAGCAATAGTATATCCGCCACTGTTTTTGATCTCAAGCAGACCATCAGCGCCGTCCCGCCCCATTCCTGTAAGGAGCACCCCTACTACGGAACTACCAAGATTACGGGCAGCTGAACTGAAAAGGACTGAAGCTGAAGGCCTTATTTCATTCACGCACGGCCCGGCAGTGAGTACTATCTTCAGTCCAGCAGAAATTTCCATATGCAAGCCTTCAGGAGCAAAATAAACACGGCCGGACTTCAAGACATCACCGTGAGCGGCAACACAGACATCATGCCCGGTATTATTTTTCAACCAGTTCACCAGACCGTCGGTAAACCCCTCGGACATATGCTGCACTATCAGGATCGGAGCAGGGAAATTATTGGGCAATGAAGACAGAACACACTTAATTGCCTGCGGCCCTCCAGTGGAAGCGCCGATACATATGACCTTGCCTTTACACGAAGAAGGCATTGGCAAGCAATCAATGCTTGAAGATGCAGGTGGCTCGGGTACGGTTCCACTCCTGTACCGGCTTTTACGCCGGACAACCTTCACTTCCGACATTAAACGAACGGAAAGGATTATCTCCTGCATCTGTTCTTCAAAATTTTCACTCTTCAAAGCGGGCTTGTTGTGGAAGGCAAGAGCTCCCGTATCGATAAGCCGGAAACCTATTTCCGCATCTGAAGCACTGTAAACGGCACTGATAACAACAATTGGTACCGGATTTTGCTCCATGATCATCCGGGTTACCCTGAAACCGTCACAATCAGGAAGGTTAACGTCCATAGTGACCACATCAGGCTTTAAATCACGAACCATACGCAGGGCTGAGTAACCGTCTTCCGCACAGCCGACTACCTCAAAATCATCCTCACGCTTGAACAGCTCCGCAAAAAGCATGCGTACAGAAGCCGAATCGTCTACAATCAAAACCTTGATCACTAAATCTATCCCCAATCAGGTCATTTTAATACATACACATTCGGAAGTATCATCTACACTCTAACTTTCCGCCATGCAAACGTATTCATCTGATAAAAAATCACCGGCCTAAAAAAAATATTCAGCTCAACCTGCCAAGCGGTTAATAACTTCCAGCAGATTACCCTGATCGAAGCTTGACTTGATTATATAGGCATCCGCCCCGGCCTCAACTCCACGCTCACGGTCCTCCGCAGAGCCAAGCGAAGTAACAAGAATTATCGGCAGGCTGGAGCAGCCGTCCAACTTTCTTACTTTGGAAGTCAAGGTAAAACCATCCATCCGGGGCATCTCCACATCAGAGACAAGAACATCCGGCAAAGAGTCTTCAATCTTGTGCAGGGCATCCAGACCATCCATAGCTGTAACCACATTGTACCCGGCTGCTTCCAGCACATTTTTGAGCAACATACGCGAGGTAATGGAGTCTTCGGCTACAAGCACAGTTTTGACTTCAGCCACAGCCTGCCTGTTCACAACAGGCCGTACCCGGCCTCGTGAATGAATTTCCAAAGCAGTTCGGGTCATATCCGGGGTATGCAGAATAGGAGCAAGTTGACCTGAGCCCAGCATGGAAAAACCGGAAACATTGCGGACTCTCCTCAGCAGCGAGCCCATACTTTTAGCCATCACTTCCTGCTCACCTGAAAGGCCGTCAACACTGATGGCCACAGCCTTGCGTCCTTTCCCTATGATTAGGACTGCCAAGGCATCACCTTCCTGATCACTGCGTTCCTGCTCCAGAACATCCGCAAGGTGGACCAATGGAAGCGGTCTGCCATAAGCCGAAACGGTTTCCTTGCCCCCGGCAGTTATAATGTCTTCCTGCCGGACCAGCATGACCTTACGGATACCGGATTTTGGAATCACGTGCTGCCTGCCACCGGATTCCACAACTATACCCCTAAACGAAGTAAGGGCAACTGGGATATTAAATATTACCCTGATACCTTTCCCTTTGGGGCTGGCAAGCACAATGCTGCCTCCGAGGGATTCCACCTTGTCACGGACAATAGCCATTCCCAGTCCTCGGCCTGAAATATCAGTGATTATCTCACTAGTTGACATGCCGGAAAGAAATATCAACTCCAACACGGAACGGCGATCCATTTTTTCCGCTTCTTCTACGGAAATAATCCCCTTGCTAACGGCAACGGCCTTGAGACGGTCCTGATCTATTCCCCGTCCGTCATCACCGTAAATCATCTTGACCGCATCCCGGTCGGTCTGGGTTATTGAAAACTGAATGCTGCCGACAGGGTCCTTCCCCTTGGCGATCCGTTCCTCTTTGCTTTCAATTCCGTGATCAATGGAGTTACGAATCATATGAATGAGAGGATCATGGAGCATTTCAAGAATCCTGCGGTCAATACGCACCTTCGCGCCACTGGTCTCCAGTCTGCACTCCTTGCCCTGTTCCAGACTCAGCTTACGGACAATACGAGGAAACACATCCAAAAGCGAAGAAAAAGGGAGCAGCATGGAATCCTTAAAATCATTCAGCAGACCATCAACTTTGGATGTGAGATCCCACTCAGCCTTCCGGGCAGAAGCTGCAAGCGCACCTGCTTTTTGGGAAAACGCCTTTAGCTTTCTACTCATCAGGTCATTAACCTTCAACTCTTCTTCCGAAAGACTGTCCATCCGGCGTTCGTAAACTTCATTAAAAGAACGAACATAATCGGCAAGCATATTTTCGAGTTCGGCAACTTCCCTAACTCTGGCCCGCTGAGAATTTCGCGATGAAATCAACTCCTCTGTCTGCAGGAGAAGACCGGTCAAAAAAGAAGAACTGACCCGGACGGTATCGCCCATACCGCCAAGAGTCGACAAATTTTCATGTCTATCCGTCTCTGCGGCAGCAGGTTTATGTGAACAGTCAGCTGCATCATCCCCGGACGCAATGACCTCAACGGCGGCTCCCCCACCTGCGGCATCATTTCCGCCGGCCTCAATTTGCTGTGGTGAATCTACCAGCTCTTTCATACGGGATAAAGCCAGCATAACCGGTGCCGCTGCTGTCGCCCCTGCGGAATCATTTTCTTCTCGCAGAAGGCCATCCAGAAGATCAAGCCAGCCAAGCATCAGGGAACAGGTTGAAGAAGAAGGAACCAGCTCCATTTTCTTAAGTACGAAAAAAAACGACTCAAATGTCTGGCAGAATTCCTCCACCGCACTGAGCCCTACTGCTCTTGCCGCTCCTTTGAGGCTGTGCAGTTCGCGGTAGGAAGATTCGACAACCATGGCCAGTTCTTCCTTGCCACAACCTTTTTCAAGCCGCATAAAATCAGCGGAAAGGACCTGCATCCTGTCGACACTTTCCCCCCTGAATGCTTTAAGCAGTCTCTGCTTAAGATCACCACCGATCATGGACATACCCAACTCCCAGGATTATCCTTTAAACAGCCCTAGATATCACTGCCTACAAATTCATTCACAATCAACGATTCATCCTGCAGAAAAGCCTCTCCGTCCAAAACGATCTTCCTATCGTCAGTAACACCAAGGCTGTATTCGGAAATCCGGCCATCACCTTTGGGTAAGGCTTTAAGCTCCCCTTCCGGTATCCGGCTGACTCCAAGGATTTCATCAACGGCAATACAAAATTCAGATTCCCCGCCGGAAAGCATGACTACACCCGGATTTTCAAACTCCAATCCTTCACGGATTCCTAAAAACTTACACATATCAATGACCGCCCAGAGATGCCCACGCACACTGAGCACTCCAAGGTGAAAATCAGGGGTGCAGGGAACGGCTACGATATCTTCAGGAATCATAACCTCTTTGACAATGGAAGTTTCCAGACCGTAGACATCCGGTCCCAGACGAAAAAAAACATAGTCGCTCCCTCCGGCAACATTCTCAGATGCAGAATTCTCCAAAGAAGTCTGCAATGCCATTTTTTTCGCCCTTTTGCGGAGCAACTCCCTGTCACTTTCTTTTTTTAAATAATCCAATGTGCTGCTTTCCATGATTCCACCTTTGAATGAATCCTGCTAAACCGTATGATCCTTGACCAGCCGCACCATTTCCATCAAGCGTCCGGCTGTAATGTTGTCGGAAAAAGGAACAGTTTCATCGTGTTCAACTTTCTCCAATTCCTGCAAGGCAATTCTAAAATGCCGAAGGGCTGCATTTTTATCCTTGTTTTCAAGATAAACATTTCCAAGCAGCACATGCCCCATTATAAAACCGCTGTCCAAGAAGACTGCATTTCTCATTTCAGCTACAGCACGATCCCGATCACCCTGCTGCAGGCATATCTGACCAAGCAGAAAATGAGCTTGGGGAGCAATACGGTCCAACTCAATTGCTCTTTCGCACCACCGGGCGGCTTCATCCGCAAAACCGGAATCGGCCTTCACCCCGGCTATTTCGAGTAGCGCAGCAGCACGAATGTCCTGCGCATGTTCCTGACCGATAATTCTATCATAACAGGCCAAGGCCCCGGCAAAATCACCTTGCAAACGCAGATTCTGCCCCTGTTCCAAAAGCCTGGCTCCGTCAACATCTTCACCCGCAACCGGACAGTTCTCCTCCGCTTGTTCAACAGGAGTATCTTCAGGCTCATGGATGGGAATATCTATTTCAGCAAATGTACCGACTTCTTCCTGCGACTGCTCACCGAAACAGAGCCCGGGAAAAGCAAAATGAAAATCATGATCGCCATGACAGGGGCTTTGGTCTGTAAAATCAATACGGAAAGGCTTGTACTGCTCATTCTTCCTAAAAAAAAGAGCACCGTCTAGATTTACAGGTTCGAATTTTCCATGGCTCGTTAACAAGGCAGACTCACTTGGCGTGGCAATAAGCCACCCTCCGGGAGTCAGGCAATTCCATATTTTATCAAGTACATTATTAACTCCACTTGGAGAAAAATACATAAGTACGTTGCGGCAAAGAACCACATCCATATCCATGAGCGAAGTCGGGACAGCCGAATCCATAAGATTCAAACGCGACAGATTGACCATTTTTTTAATTGAAGAATCAATGAGATAGGAATTCGCGCCGACCTTCCTGAAAAATATATCCCTGAACCCAGTATCCGCCGAACGGAAAGACCATCTTCGATAACATCCTTCCTGCGCCTTGATCAAAGCGTGGCTGTCAATATCGGTTCCGTAAATGTCCGCCTTCAATCCGGACCGGCGGCAGATCATGGCAATGGTATAAGGTTCCTCCCCGGTGGAACAGGCCGTAGACCATATCCTGATTGCCCCATTGATACCGCTCCCCGTTCCGCTAAGCTTACGCAGGATCTCATGCTCAAGTACGTTTAGCGCCTTGCTGTCTCGAAAAAAGAAGGTCTCGCCTATGGTAAGGCGGTTAATAAATTGTTCAAGATCCTTATCCCCGACTGATCTGGAAAGGATATGGTCAAGACAGTCCGAAGCAGTTACGGTATTGGCCGGAGACTCTTCCCTGTGAAAAAGGATTACAGCGGTACGCAGGTCCTTCCACCTATTCGGGGCAAAATCCAACCCGAACCTATGGCGAACCATATCCGCAAGTTTGCAGATCCTGTCTTCAGTCAAGGAATTAATCATCTGATGCGGACTCCTCTGCCATGGCCGCAATAGCTTCAGCTAAGTCCCGTTCCTGATCAGGATCAAGCAGCGCCCCAATCTCCTGCACCAGAATTACATCCGCGCCCAGCCCGGC encodes the following:
- a CDS encoding chemotaxis protein CheW, with the translated sequence MESSTLDYLKKESDRELLRKRAKKMALQTSLENSASENVAGGSDYVFFRLGPDVYGLETSIVKEVMIPEDIVAVPCTPDFHLGVLSVRGHLWAVIDMCKFLGIREGLEFENPGVVMLSGGESEFCIAVDEILGVSRIPEGELKALPKGDGRISEYSLGVTDDRKIVLDGEAFLQDESLIVNEFVGSDI
- the cheB gene encoding chemotaxis-specific protein-glutamate methyltransferase CheB, coding for MIKVLIVDDSASVRMLFAELFKREDDFEVVGCAEDGYSALRMVRDLKPDVVTMDVNLPDCDGFRVTRMIMEQNPVPIVVISAVYSASDAEIGFRLIDTGALAFHNKPALKSENFEEQMQEIILSVRLMSEVKVVRRKSRYRSGTVPEPPASSSIDCLPMPSSCKGKVICIGASTGGPQAIKCVLSSLPNNFPAPILIVQHMSEGFTDGLVNWLKNNTGHDVCVAAHGDVLKSGRVYFAPEGLHMEISAGLKIVLTAGPCVNEIRPSASVLFSSAARNLGSSVVGVLLTGMGRDGADGLLEIKNSGGYTIAQDKESSIVFGMPGEAVKIGAAKSILPINNIGAHLCRIFLGLPEGSRAK
- a CDS encoding response regulator, whose amino-acid sequence is MSMIGGDLKQRLLKAFRGESVDRMQVLSADFMRLEKGCGKEELAMVVESSYRELHSLKGAARAVGLSAVEEFCQTFESFFFVLKKMELVPSSSTCSLMLGWLDLLDGLLREENDSAGATAAAPVMLALSRMKELVDSPQQIEAGGNDAAGGGAAVEVIASGDDAADCSHKPAAAETDRHENLSTLGGMGDTVRVSSSFLTGLLLQTEELISSRNSQRARVREVAELENMLADYVRSFNEVYERRMDSLSEEELKVNDLMSRKLKAFSQKAGALAASARKAEWDLTSKVDGLLNDFKDSMLLPFSSLLDVFPRIVRKLSLEQGKECRLETSGAKVRIDRRILEMLHDPLIHMIRNSIDHGIESKEERIAKGKDPVGSIQFSITQTDRDAVKMIYGDDGRGIDQDRLKAVAVSKGIISVEEAEKMDRRSVLELIFLSGMSTSEIITDISGRGLGMAIVRDKVESLGGSIVLASPKGKGIRVIFNIPVALTSFRGIVVESGGRQHVIPKSGIRKVMLVRQEDIITAGGKETVSAYGRPLPLVHLADVLEQERSDQEGDALAVLIIGKGRKAVAISVDGLSGEQEVMAKSMGSLLRRVRNVSGFSMLGSGQLAPILHTPDMTRTALEIHSRGRVRPVVNRQAVAEVKTVLVAEDSITSRMLLKNVLEAAGYNVVTAMDGLDALHKIEDSLPDVLVSDVEMPRMDGFTLTSKVRKLDGCSSLPIILVTSLGSAEDRERGVEAGADAYIIKSSFDQGNLLEVINRLAG
- a CDS encoding CheR family methyltransferase, with protein sequence MINSLTEDRICKLADMVRHRFGLDFAPNRWKDLRTAVILFHREESPANTVTASDCLDHILSRSVGDKDLEQFINRLTIGETFFFRDSKALNVLEHEILRKLSGTGSGINGAIRIWSTACSTGEEPYTIAMICRRSGLKADIYGTDIDSHALIKAQEGCYRRWSFRSADTGFRDIFFRKVGANSYLIDSSIKKMVNLSRLNLMDSAVPTSLMDMDVVLCRNVLMYFSPSGVNNVLDKIWNCLTPGGWLIATPSESALLTSHGKFEPVNLDGALFFRKNEQYKPFRIDFTDQSPCHGDHDFHFAFPGLCFGEQSQEEVGTFAEIDIPIHEPEDTPVEQAEENCPVAGEDVDGARLLEQGQNLRLQGDFAGALACYDRIIGQEHAQDIRAAALLEIAGVKADSGFADEAARWCERAIELDRIAPQAHFLLGQICLQQGDRDRAVAEMRNAVFLDSGFIMGHVLLGNVYLENKDKNAALRHFRIALQELEKVEHDETVPFSDNITAGRLMEMVRLVKDHTV